One window of the Eucalyptus grandis isolate ANBG69807.140 chromosome 6, ASM1654582v1, whole genome shotgun sequence genome contains the following:
- the LOC104451310 gene encoding LOW QUALITY PROTEIN: probable long-chain-alcohol O-fatty-acyltransferase 1 (The sequence of the model RefSeq protein was modified relative to this genomic sequence to represent the inferred CDS: inserted 2 bases in 1 codon), translating into MEEEARNFINVWLTVLSCVCYCYFVSSSLPPGKLQLFSLLPVFSLFAALPLQLSTVLPTGITSFFITWLASFKLLLFSFGKGPLSSRQAAIAGWACLFGFLCRIRIRIEVDVDGHPKWVLLLYSCMLYLYVDMIVGLSNAAXRAILSIELQMPSDEPYLSTSFQDFWGRRWNLTVTNALRHTVYKPLKSFLEPHLQATWATAAAVMAAFLMSGLI; encoded by the exons ATGGAAGAGGAAGCACGGAACTTCATCAACGTGTGGCTCACGGTCCTCTCGTGCGTGTGCTACTGCTACTTCGTCTCCTCTAGCCTCCCGCCGGGCAAGCTCCagctcttctctctcctccccgtCTTCTCCCTCTTCGCCGCGCTCCCCCTCCAGCTCTCCACTGTCCTCCCCACTGGCATCACCTCCTTCTTCATCACTTGGCTCGCCTCCTTCaagctcctcctcttctccttcgGCAAGGGCCCCCTCTCCTCCA GACAAGCTGCTATTGCAGGTTGGGCATGTTTATTTGGTTTCCTGTGTCGAATTCGAATAAGAATTGAGGTCGATGTTGAT GGGCACCCAAAGTGGGTCCTGCTTCTCTATTCGTGCATGCTTTATCTCTACGTCGACATGATTGTGGGGCTGAGCAACGCCGC GCGTGCCATCCTCAGCATCGAGCTTCAGATGCCCTCCGACGAGCCCTACCTTTCCACATCATTCCAAGATTTCTGGGGCCGAAGGTGGAACCTCACCGTGACCAACGCCCTGCGGCACACCGTGTACAAGCCCCTAAAGTCGTTCCTCGAACCGCACTTGCAGGCCACGTGGGCGACGGCGGCTGCGGTCATGGCGGCGTTCCTCATGTCCGGGCTGATATGA
- the LOC104448174 gene encoding cold and drought-regulated protein CORA — translation MKMASSRVFLLCGLLLAVVVLMAAQVSARDLAEETQSQESVKEANYGQGYGPGYGHGKGHGEHGQGGKGYEGGEHGHGGHGGHGGHGGHGGGGGHGGHPPEETEDVKN, via the exons ATGAAAATGGCTTCCTCCAGGGTTTTCCTCCTGTGCGGCCTGCTTCTGGCCGTTGTCGTTCTCATGGCCGCGCAGGTCTCGGCTCGTGACCTTGCTGAGGAGACTCAGTCAC AGGAGAGCGTGAAGGAGGCTAACTACGGCCAAGGATATGGACCTGGCTACGGCCATGGCAAGGGTCACGGCGAACATGGCCAAGGTGGAAAGGGGTATGAAGGTGGCGAGCACGGCCACGGCGGCCACGGCGGTCACGGCGGCCACGGTGGTcacggcggtggcggcggtcaTGGTGGTCACCCTCCAGAAGAAACCGAAGATGTCAAGAACTAG